A part of Rhopalosiphum maidis isolate BTI-1 chromosome 3, ASM367621v3, whole genome shotgun sequence genomic DNA contains:
- the LOC113557329 gene encoding putative RNA polymerase II subunit B1 CTD phosphatase RPAP2 homolog yields the protein MDKFKKPNITNSKKKRVQSSKKLLETLKIKKECEKKALDIVVELIDGGLEEHILLNKLYSINACHYEDVVEERFILKQCGYVMCDKTLTNIPNQKYKISLALTKVFDITERKKFCSNICYKSSKYLQKQLLTTPLWLRDKDTVPTFKLLKICTEKETTSDSILDGYTQLSTPTTTVSSPIFTNDTKTEIEEQFKNVLTLKTNN from the exons AtggataaattcaaaaaaccaaatattacaaattcaaaaaagaAAAGGGTGCA gtcatcaaaaaaattacttgaaactttaaaaataaaaaaggaatGCGAGAAAAAAGCATTGGATATTGTAGTTGAACTAATCGATGGTGGATTGGAAGAACATATCTTGTTAAAtaag ttgTATTCAATTAATGCTTGTCACTATGAAGATGTAGTAGAggaaagatttattttaaaacaatgtggATATGTTATGTGTGATAAAACGTTGACGAACATACCAaatcaaaagtataaaatatcattagccCTTACAAAGGTGTTTGACATCACAGAAAGgaag aagTTTTGCTCCAATATATGCtataaaagttcaaaatatttgcaaAAACAACTATTAACTACACCACTGTGGCTACGTGATAAAGATACAGTaccaacatttaaattgttgaa AATATGTACGGAAAAGGAAACTACATCAGACTCAATACTTGATGGGTACACACAATTATCAACACCAACAACTACTGTTTCTTCACCAATTTTCACAAATGATACCAag actGAAATTgaagaacaatttaaaaatgtattaacgttgaaaacgaataattga